tacagttttattaAATAATTGTCCTTCCACTGTTAGCTTTTGGCTCTCTTGATGCTGTTCACAAAAAGAattgttcagataaaaggttcagctaaattgagCATTGTTTAGAatgcagttttgttaaacaacaacCAATCTTTGTTTCATAATCCTCTCATTTTGTGGGTTGGGTTTTATCCATTTGTTGGTATTATCTCCTCTTACCTATCAGGGATAACAATATCTAAGGGGAGGAACAGCAATACTCAAAAATTTCTCCATACCACAGATGTTTCAATGAGCTCCAGTAGTGAGGAGTAACAAAGACTTCTCCTTTCTGCCTTCTAATCTTTTGATTTTCTTGGTTTAAAAATTGTCCTAATTGCCCTTGATGATCTTTAACCATCAAATTCCTAATAAGCTATGAgtgatttatttaaattattgttttatattttccaCAGCCAGACCACAGATGGATATTTTGTGTTTGTATGTGAGGTGTGATGATACACATGCAACAGTCATTGTGAAGTTTACACAGCCAATCCAGGTcagaaagaaaactaatttaCTCTTAAATTTATTACTGGAACTGAACTCTCCAGACAAGTTTTCAAAACCTTCTAACTTAAGTGTTTGAATCTATACTTCCTGACCAAAATTTAGAGCTTTTTAGACCTGTGCTTTCAATGTTCTCCTTTTCATGTGGTAAGCGGTAAAATTAGCCACCTGCAGTCCACCTTACAGTTCTTGTAAATTCAACAGCTGAAAGGATTGCTCTAAGGGTTTGAACATTTACTTTACCTGTTGTGCTTGAAACATCACTGTGCTTTATGAGATGAACCAATAATGCTTTGATTCTCTCTCTGCAGGTTCCTAAAGAAGATCCACATGTTTCTATTTGCGGAGATGAGGTCCAAGGTCAATGGAACAACTGTTACTACAACAATCACCCTTCTACAGTCTGGATATCCTACTTTATGAGACACATTATTTGATTTGgttctttgttttggttttttttttttttaactacataAGTTAATTTCATTTGATAATACAAATTTCTCTTCCTTGGAAAAAAGTCCTACCTTTCATCTCACCTTTGAATTCATTTCAAAACTCTGTTGCTTTTGAAACTCCCCACTTCTGAATTTCTGGAAAGTAATTTTACATGGGTATTTTTTTGTGAtgcaaaaattattgttttcccTGGAATTTCAAGGGCTATCAAAAGTGCACCTGACAACACTATCCAACAGTTGGACTTTTTGATAAGCGAACTTTAAATGGAAATGGTAATTAAgctttaaaatattgaaaaacttttatgCTTCATACGAATTAAGCTTGGCTCACACATTGCGAATTATACCTTGTTAATAATTGAAatcactctctctctctttctttttcactcTCTATTTTTGCATTAAAGTTGCACATAATTTAACagtttttgtaaaattttaccctttcctacaaagagaaaagaattgtttttctctAATTGTTATTCAGACCACTTTTCCTTGACAGTATTCAAATTTATAGCTGTGGGGATGGTCtatcaaattttccaaatgGAACAACAATTGAGGTGAAATTCATGGAAGGTAAACTAGAGAGGTCTGTGGCAGTACCAGAAGGTTTGTGATGAGTTAAAAATTCAAGCTTGTTGCTATGGGAAAAGTGTTAAGTTAACTGTCTCTTCTTATACCAGAGAAGTGGTTTTAGAATGAGAAGGATCCACTTTCAAGGAGAGTTGATTTAAAAGTGTCTTGAAGTCAAGCCAAGGTGCCCACAATGTTAGAGGAGGGAAAATCTTGGTTTCCTCAGGTTTAAAGCAACTGAGAAGATTATTACACTATTTACATGGATGTGATGCTAACCTAGCTCAAGTTATACACaccatttcatcaggtttctcTCTATGTCTTTGGGTGGAGAGATACACTGGGTCAGGAAAGTGTGACTTGCATTTATTTTCCCACAAAGGTATCACTTCTAAATCAAATATTAGGCTTGTGAGAATTAGGGAAATGATCGCAAACTCAGTAAGCTCTTGACTTTTAACGAAATTCTCGTTGTCAGTAACATAGGAAACGTAAAAGAACAGTATGAAAATTATTGATGCTGATGGCTAATGCCTTTTGTGTATTTATTGTAGGTGATTCTGAGGTTTGGTCATCTGCAACTGAGTCGCATCTCTTTAGGTACTGGAAATACTCTGGTCTCTATTTGCTCATCAACTTTTATAGCTTGAAATATACATATCTCGTGGATCAAAACGATTAGGGGTTGGACTCTTGGGCTTGAGGCTTGGCCGGAATTTACGTCTTTGACGTCGTTTAATGAGGTTGAAACCAATTTTATTGACACCATTTTTAGCTTCCTTGCACTTAACGCTGTAGCGTAAGTCAGTGATTTACTTATAATTTGTGTGCTGTGTTTTACTCGTCATCAGGGCGGAGCTCACAGCTGTCCACAGTTCAGTCCTTCAACAGGAGCTAGAGTCCTGTCGACTCTTGTTGGAAGAGGAACCGAATAACAAGTGTAAGTACTCCACAAGTTCAAGGTGGAATTCAGGCCACAGTTGTGGGAGGCAAGCAGTCTCGATGATGCGCCTTTACTGTTCAGTCCGTTCTCTTACGGATCCGCCATTTCGTCattcctttgaaaaaatgacaaagttGCGGAATATagtccccccccccaccctagCTCACAATTACtgtggattttctttttctattctATGCTTGCGAGAATTTTATGCGCTTGGCGCCGGTTTCATGGCTTTCTCGGAGCTTGCGTGAGGTGACAGTGAAAGGCTTTCTTTGCACTGATCAGCAGTTGTGTTTACTCGGGTTTGGATATATCACACTTTGTTGCAATGTGCACTCGAAGGGTTTAATCCATAACCAATGCTCACTGAAAAACAAAGCGGCTAAACTTGATATGTTTGTAGGGACGATGTTAACAATGGTTTTGTTGATGCGTGCATTGGATCCGCTTTCACACGAAAAGGAAACAGAGTTGTATTTAGAAAAGCTTTCTCAGGTGGATTGCTACAGGCGGGGGTACTACAAAGATCTTAGTAAGTATCATCCCACGCTACAAATTACTTGAGGCACTGGTCAGTGACTTCTTGTCCGTCTGACTCCCTGGctgtctgactgactggctgacttaATGATCGGGTTGacctactgactgactgactgactgacaaagAGAGCGACAGACTGACTAAGAGagcgactgactgactgactgactgactgactgactgacaaagAGAGCGACAGACTGACTAAGAGagcgactgactgactgactgactgactgactgactgactgaaagaGCGACTGACTGAGAGagtgaatgactgactgactgactggctgattgactgaccgattgactgactaactgactgactaactgaccgaCCAACCAaccgaccgactgaccgacCAATCGATCTACTAAATTATGGATTGATTAGCTGAATGATCAATTCACTGACTAGATTGTAAGGCTGTCTGGCCTACTGACTTACTGACCAAATTACTGAGCGGAAAGAATGGCGAAGTGACTAACTGACAGAtccactgactgactgactgattgactgagtgactgactaaGTGACTGATTGACAGAGTGACTGACTACCCTCTGACTAATAGATCGACGGACAGATTGACAACTAGAAGGAAGAACGGAAagatggactgactgactgaataatCCGCTGTCTGACTGATGAACGGACTGACTCACTGACCGATTGAAAACTCGATTAGACTGAACATAATAACTGACTGAATTATTGAATTTACTGGATCACTAACAGTCTGACTCTACTGCAGACTAATTGAATCAGTCGGCGACCGACGGACTATCTGGGTCGATTAATCGACTGACTGTATGGCTGAATGAAAAGCTTACTGAGCTCTGCCTGACTGACTGTTTTACCCTACCTACCTGATTGATTGTTGATCGATcgattgactgactaactgactgaacGATTAACGGTCCATCCGTAGACTTAAACTCACCTATAGATTTTATTTCTCCCAACCTTTAGAAAGGAAATTCAAATTAGAAAACGCCATTGAGAGACACCGCTCAAATAAGGTTCGTGAAATTTTATAAATAGCTTTAGCTTTTGCAACGACGTTATTGCGAGAGAAActtactgaaatatttttaattgacaCATTTGCTTACAAATTCATTCTAAATCTATCTCAattgacgttttttttttgttcttcgtAGGAAGAGACAAGGAGGGAAATTGACCTTTCCAACATGGTAAGTACTCgacacttttttttcacttttccaaCTATCTTTACAACTCTGCTTACTTTTGATATCGGGTGTGAAATAAATATCTGTCGCAACTCAGACATATACGGTACCAAGGGTGCCTATACTATCTATTATACAACTTGTAAAACTTCTAAGGTGATACTAAAATCTCAGACTTCAgaataattcatatttgaatGGCGACCTAATCTGAAATAACTTTTGCTGTACTTCATTCTATGATGGGTCCAAAAAACTTGCACCACCGTCCCGACCAAATAGTGGAACACTACATTTATTCGGGATTTGATCATTCACGTTTTTCCGTGCTTCAGAAGTTcccttgtttttactttgaggcTGTTGTAATTATTGTACTTTTTTGGGTTACGATACTCACTCGAATACGCTCTGACACTGTTCTTTGATAGACGTAAGATGTAAGTAAAAGAGAGAATTTGCGGGTGACCAATAAGGAGTGCGAATGGTTTAAGTTACCAAGGAGTTAACAGAATTGAAATTTTCCTATAGCTGCATCCTCTGCGCATTTTAGATTTTAAGCTTCCATCACTGACATATATTTACTTGCAGGACTTGACGTCTTTGCCCCATATGGATCAGCTAGTGCTTATGAAAAACGTCAACTTAGGTCACAACCAGCTTACCTCCCTCGAAGAGTGTAACATGTTACAATGCGTGCGCACCATGGACGTCAGTAATAATAACCTGCGGTTCATCACTAGACGGCATGCGTTGAAACTTTGTCTTCTAGAGGAGCTGTCTCTTTCAAATAACAgtatccttttttttgttttaaaaatgtaccatCAAGTGCCATGAGGTACGCACATGGCTCCCTGTTTCTGAAGCCTTGTTTGTTTTATGTAGACCTGACACAGAAGGTCTGGGTCTAGAGTAACTTGTTAGAGTAGCAGCCTGATGCTGCTGTAACAGAATCTCGCGGGCTTCTCGCGAAGTTTGATCTGAACACTCAAGTGACTCTAGAGTAGTCGCTTATTTCTTTTAGTTGGCAAGTGCTTCGAGGAAAATTATCTTGTTGGAGGCTAAACGGCAATTTTTTGATAAGATTTCCTTGATAAGAATTCCAGATATTACAAATTTAGATTGTCTAAGAAGTCTCGAGCACTGCACATCGCTACGGAAGCTCGATTTACGAGGAAATCCATGTTGTCTGTTGCCAGGTTATAGAGATACGGTTAAATCACTTCTAACGAATCTTCAAGAACTGGATGGTGAACAGATAAAACGAACGCCTTTCATAGCATTATAGTAATTTTTATagaatttctgttttctttttattttttgtggctTTGTTAAATCTGTCGATTACCCGTAATTCTCCGAGATGGGCTCCTGGCGCTTCGAATCAGAAGATTTTATAATGACAGTATTGCGCATGTAATGAAAGATTTACATCAACTACCGAGCAAATAAATAAAGCGTATAATGCGTGAGTCAAagat
This region of Pocillopora verrucosa isolate sample1 chromosome 3, ASM3666991v2, whole genome shotgun sequence genomic DNA includes:
- the LOC131781917 gene encoding geranylgeranyl transferase type-2 subunit alpha, whose protein sequence is MHGRIKVRTTAEQAEAKRKEREKKLKIYTETTSRIYEKRKNGEMDKESLSLSEQVLAANPDFSTLWNFRREIFLHKRDENPPDVIQDLCKKELYFLKNCLQVNPKSYGVWHHRQWIMEFMPQPNWKEELQLCNKFLSYDERNFHCWDYRRYTVQKANVSPHDEFNFSTEKIKENFSNYSSWHYRSKLLPLIHPDQSGDRERVEEGALMKEFDLAQNAYFTDPYDQSAWFYHRWLLGRARPQMDILCLYVRCDDTHATVIVKFTQPIQVPKEDPHVSICGDEVQGQWNNCYYNNHPSTVWIYSCGDGLSNFPNGTTIEVKFMEGKLERSVAVPEGDSEVWSSATESHLFRAELTAVHSSVLQQELESCRLLLEEEPNNKWTMLTMVLLMRALDPLSHEKETELYLEKLSQVDCYRRGYYKDLKRKFKLENAIERHRSNKEETRREIDLSNMDLTSLPHMDQLVLMKNVNLGHNQLTSLEECNMLQCVRTMDVSNNNLRFITRRHALKLCLLEELSLSNNNITNLDCLRSLEHCTSLRKLDLRGNPCCLLPGYRDTVKSLLTNLQELDGEQIKRTPFIAL